CCCAGTAGAGCATCCGTTACTTCGTAGGCGCTCATTTCCGGTTTAAGGTCGTATGTCGCCACTTTCGGAGAATCGATGAGGATGCGCTCTTCCCCTTCAAATTCCTGCTCGCGGCCACCGCTCATGAAGAACGTTACGTGCGGGTATTTCTCCGTTTCCGCAATACGCAGCTGCTTCATATCATTAGATGCAAGTACTTCTCCGACCGTATTCTTCAAATTGTTCGGAGGAAAAGCAACTTTACTGTTCACTTGATCGCTGTATTGAGTCATTCCTACGAAGTGAAGATTCTTAGGAGCTTCTTCTCCACGATCGTAGTCACTGAAATCATCGTTGGCGAACGCCTTGGAAAGCTGGATCGCACGGTCAGGACGGAAGTTGAAGAATACAACACTTTCTTCATCTTCTACCGTTCCGAGCGGTTGTCCGTTTTCATCAGTCAGAACGACCGGCTCAACGAATTCATCGTACACGTTTTCTGCGTAGGAATCATCCATCGCTTTAATTGGATCCTGATACTTAGATCCTTCTCCATAAGCGATGGCGTCATAAGCCTTTTTCACACGTTCCCAGCGATTGTCACGGTCCATCGCAAAATAACGACCGGAAAGCGTCGCAATTTGACCAATACCGATTTCTTCCATCGCTTCCTGTGCCTGCTTGATGTACGTTTTCGCTGACTGCTGTCCTACGTCACGACCATCTAGGAATGCGTGGATAAATACTTTCTCCAGCCCTTCCTGTTTAGCAAGCTTTAATGTTGCAATCATATGATCGATATGACTGTGAATTCCACCGTCGGAAAGCAGACCGAAAATGTGAAGCGCTTTGCCGTTTTCTTTTGCATGGCGAACGGCGTTCAGCAATACTTCATTTTCAAAGAAATCTCCTTCACGGATGGAAAGATTGATTCTTGTCAAGCTTTGGTAGACCACCCGGCCTGCACCAATATTTAAGTGACCCACTTCTGAGTTACCCATTTGACCTTCCGGAAGCCCAACCGCTTCTCCACTAGCCGTAAGCTGGGAGTGGGGGTAATTGTTCCAGTACCGATCAAAATTTGGTGTGTTCGCCTGTTTGACGGCATTCCC
This sequence is a window from Bacillus sp. SB49. Protein-coding genes within it:
- the gpmI gene encoding 2,3-bisphosphoglycerate-independent phosphoglycerate mutase, whose protein sequence is MSNQNLAALIILDGFAIREEEKGNAVKQANTPNFDRYWNNYPHSQLTASGEAVGLPEGQMGNSEVGHLNIGAGRVVYQSLTRINLSIREGDFFENEVLLNAVRHAKENGKALHIFGLLSDGGIHSHIDHMIATLKLAKQEGLEKVFIHAFLDGRDVGQQSAKTYIKQAQEAMEEIGIGQIATLSGRYFAMDRDNRWERVKKAYDAIAYGEGSKYQDPIKAMDDSYAENVYDEFVEPVVLTDENGQPLGTVEDEESVVFFNFRPDRAIQLSKAFANDDFSDYDRGEEAPKNLHFVGMTQYSDQVNSKVAFPPNNLKNTVGEVLASNDMKQLRIAETEKYPHVTFFMSGGREQEFEGEERILIDSPKVATYDLKPEMSAYEVTDALLGELDADKHNAIILNFANPDMVGHSGMLEPTVKAIEAVDECLGKIVDKILEKGGHAIITADHGNSDEVTTLDGDAMTAHTTNPVPVIVTKEGVELREGGILGDLSPTLLELLDVEQPEEMTGKSLIK